One window of Botrimarina mediterranea genomic DNA carries:
- the waaF gene encoding lipopolysaccharide heptosyltransferase II: MRLGVFLPNWIGDAVMTTPALDSLRELVGPSGHMVGVMRPYVADVVDGLGYIDRNIFYKPKAKQPELQGRAVVAALRDERLDAVVLLTNSLRTAWLAWRSGAQERIGYDRDYRSWLLTTRLREPVKSGKRAPLPAIDSYLNLAYATGGEWRPPTLRLATTANDEAAADAAWERLGLPSGDRVVVFNTGGAYGDAKGWPAEHFAELAKRITATSDASVVINCGPGERETAGRIAELAASPRVRSLGEVEQLPIGLSKAIIKRSRMLVTTDSGPRFFGIAFGKPVVSLFGPTDPSVTRTHYAGETPLSLKLDCQFCWERSCPLKHHRCMQDLSVERVYRAAAVHLDKLAEKAA, translated from the coding sequence ATGCGACTCGGCGTTTTTTTACCGAACTGGATCGGCGACGCCGTCATGACGACGCCGGCGCTCGACTCGTTGCGCGAGCTGGTCGGTCCGAGCGGTCACATGGTCGGCGTCATGCGGCCGTACGTGGCGGATGTGGTCGATGGTCTCGGGTACATCGACCGCAACATCTTCTACAAGCCAAAGGCGAAACAGCCCGAGTTGCAGGGCAGGGCGGTTGTCGCGGCGCTACGTGATGAGCGGCTCGACGCGGTGGTACTGCTCACCAACTCGCTGCGGACAGCGTGGCTCGCATGGCGGAGCGGCGCGCAAGAGCGGATCGGTTACGACCGCGATTACCGCTCGTGGCTGCTGACGACGCGGCTGCGTGAGCCGGTGAAGTCCGGCAAGCGCGCGCCGCTGCCGGCGATCGATTCTTACTTGAACCTTGCTTACGCGACGGGCGGCGAGTGGCGCCCGCCGACGCTGCGACTGGCGACGACTGCTAATGACGAAGCCGCCGCCGACGCGGCCTGGGAGCGGCTCGGTCTGCCGAGCGGTGATCGCGTCGTCGTCTTCAACACGGGCGGCGCCTACGGCGACGCGAAGGGTTGGCCCGCCGAGCACTTTGCCGAGCTTGCCAAACGAATTACCGCGACGAGCGACGCCTCGGTCGTCATCAACTGCGGCCCCGGCGAGCGCGAGACGGCGGGGCGGATCGCGGAGCTTGCCGCTTCGCCGCGCGTACGGAGCCTTGGCGAAGTCGAGCAACTGCCGATCGGGCTTTCGAAGGCGATCATCAAGCGCTCGCGGATGCTCGTGACGACCGACAGCGGGCCGCGGTTTTTTGGCATCGCCTTCGGCAAACCGGTGGTGAGCCTGTTCGGGCCGACCGATCCGAGCGTGACACGCACGCACTACGCGGGTGAGACGCCGTTGTCGCTAAAGCTCGATTGCCAGTTCTGCTGGGAGCGGTCGTGCCCGCTAAAGCATCACCGCTGCATGCAAGACCTGTCGGTCGAGCGCGTCTATCGCGCGGCGGCGGTTCATCTCGACAAGCTTGCGGAGAAGGCGGCATGA
- the ilvD gene encoding dihydroxy-acid dehydratase translates to MLNKYSSQITQPKSQGASQAMLYATGISEDQMSQPQVGIASVWYEGNPCNMHLMDLAVKVKEGMAPAGLVGLRFNTIGVSDGISMGTSGMSYSLQSRDIIADSIETVMQAQWYDGLVALPGCDKNMPGCVMAMGRLNRPAIMVYGGTIKPGFTKIKGEPGASATGEKRDIVSAFQCYGEFLAGRITEEERQDIVRHSCPGAGACGGMYTANTMASAIEAMGMSLPYSSSTPAEDPAKLQECLEAGKAIRHLLEKDIKPRDIMTRQAFENAMVLIMAEGGSTNAVLHLIAMARAVDVDLTIDDFQKVSDHVPYLADLKPSGKFVQEDLHKVGGTPGVLKMLLKEGLIDGNCLTVTGKTLGENLEALPGLTEGQKVVMPLDKPLKATGHIRIMRGNFCPDGAVAKITGKEGLVFKGVANCFDSEEDMLHALEAKKITKGDVVIIRYEGPQGGPGMPEMLTPTSAIMGAGLGQDVALITDGRFSGGSHGFIVGHVTPEAQVGGPIALVKNGDKITIDAEQNLITVDITDAELAARKKTWTAPAYKATRGTLYKYIKNVKSASEGCVTDE, encoded by the coding sequence ATGCTCAACAAGTACTCCTCGCAGATCACGCAGCCCAAGTCGCAAGGCGCCAGCCAGGCGATGCTCTACGCCACCGGCATCTCAGAAGATCAGATGAGCCAGCCCCAGGTGGGCATCGCCAGCGTTTGGTACGAGGGGAACCCCTGCAACATGCACCTCATGGACCTCGCCGTGAAGGTCAAGGAAGGCATGGCGCCCGCCGGGCTGGTGGGCCTGCGGTTCAACACCATCGGCGTCTCCGACGGCATCTCGATGGGCACCAGCGGCATGTCCTACTCGCTCCAGTCGCGCGACATCATCGCCGACTCGATCGAAACCGTCATGCAGGCCCAGTGGTACGACGGCCTCGTGGCCCTCCCCGGCTGCGACAAGAACATGCCCGGCTGCGTGATGGCGATGGGCCGCCTCAACCGCCCTGCGATCATGGTCTACGGCGGCACCATCAAGCCCGGCTTCACCAAGATCAAAGGCGAGCCGGGAGCGTCAGCGACCGGAGAGAAACGCGACATCGTCTCCGCCTTCCAGTGCTACGGCGAATTCCTCGCCGGTCGCATCACCGAAGAAGAACGCCAGGACATCGTCCGCCACAGCTGTCCCGGCGCCGGCGCCTGCGGCGGCATGTACACCGCCAACACCATGGCCTCGGCCATCGAAGCGATGGGCATGTCCCTCCCCTACAGCAGCAGCACCCCCGCCGAAGACCCAGCCAAACTCCAGGAATGCCTTGAGGCCGGCAAGGCGATCCGCCACCTGCTCGAAAAAGACATCAAGCCGCGCGACATCATGACGCGCCAAGCGTTCGAGAACGCGATGGTCCTCATCATGGCCGAAGGGGGCTCGACCAACGCCGTCTTGCACCTGATCGCGATGGCCCGTGCCGTGGACGTGGACCTCACGATCGATGACTTCCAGAAGGTCAGCGACCACGTCCCCTACCTCGCCGACCTCAAGCCCTCCGGCAAGTTCGTCCAAGAAGACCTCCACAAAGTCGGCGGCACGCCGGGCGTGCTCAAGATGCTGCTTAAGGAGGGCCTCATCGACGGCAACTGCCTCACCGTTACCGGCAAGACGCTCGGCGAAAACCTCGAAGCTCTCCCCGGTCTCACCGAAGGCCAGAAGGTCGTGATGCCGCTCGACAAGCCGCTCAAGGCGACCGGCCACATCCGCATCATGCGCGGCAACTTCTGTCCCGACGGCGCCGTCGCCAAGATCACCGGCAAAGAGGGCTTGGTGTTTAAGGGCGTCGCCAACTGCTTCGACAGCGAAGAGGACATGCTGCACGCCCTCGAAGCGAAGAAGATCACCAAGGGCGACGTCGTCATCATCCGCTACGAAGGCCCTCAGGGCGGCCCCGGCATGCCCGAGATGCTCACCCCCACCAGCGCGATCATGGGCGCCGGCCTCGGCCAAGACGTGGCCCTGATCACCGACGGCCGCTTCAGCGGCGGCTCGCACGGTTTCATCGTCGGCCACGTCACGCCCGAAGCCCAAGTCGGCGGCCCGATCGCCCTCGTGAAGAACGGCGACAAGATCACGATCGACGCCGAGCAGAACCTGATCACCGTCGACATCACCGACGCCGAACTAGCCGCCCGCAAAAAGACCTGGACCGCCCCCGCCTACAAAGCCACCCGCGGCACGCTCTACAAGTACATCAAGAACGTGAAGAGCGCGTCGGAGGGGTGTGTGACGGATGAGTGA
- a CDS encoding PAS domain S-box protein encodes MNLSAIDQLWLLTCSGLLLLMQAGFLCLEAGLTRSKNAVNVALKNLVDLTLTPLVYVAVGAGLMFGASWSGFIGNPLAFGDGLSGGFATFLLFQTLFCASATTIVSGAVAERIRIGAYVAICGLIAAVVYPLVGHWAWGGVWSGGPGWLNAIGFDDFAGSGVVHVTGGFAALAGAIAVGPRLGRFSRQRAAKGFPKNNLPLAMLGAMLLAVGWVGFNGGSTLGFNESVGLVVLNTMMAGAAGGAASLGFCRLRGPVVSPEVVINGLLAGLVAICASANVATPSSAVLVGVCASFAATAAASLLARWRVDDVVGAFPVHGVGGLVGLLMQPIAPGAEGGISEFVIQAIGGVVIAVTSFVPIFVLLAFAMPKSWVRVTPHEERLGLNLSEHGIESDLQTLRRSLALANRAPHADAIRVDEADDAGALAAALHERVSQAFHDGEATTTAELMSQHATELRGYGEFLLAVLDGVDLQICILDENGKIVETNSTWDKFAYSAGVGDQARVGAGFEELYRAGKIYDQRSAEQIVEAVTRIAGGGGPSFHTECLVQLPDDERCFEVKVRPLPAHERGAVIVTQLDRTQERQAQELILQEKHKAERLADALEASQAALDLAMKGADLGRWHWDVATGYFELSTDWLERIGIEEFSFHPDISTLRNLLPPEDLTIWTPEDAASVADGKPYDRQFRLRRPDGSYRWVQVLGRAVSMTPQGAPECLTGILIDIDARKSAEMRDAGMAKIIEESNKLLFVCDPKTKQFLEVNRGARENLGYSLEELRGMTPYDITPADLHADVDKRIADILSGKTARKDFETMHVRRDGTTYPALLNVQTARLLDRDVLVAIGSDVTQQRELERQLADARRLESIGQLAAGVAHEMNTPLQFVENNIEFLQQCSGAWFEVFRAFEGLLDPMAPPQSWRDRQLEIRDLLKRVHFDHIREETPKAIADCHEGVHRVLQIVRAMKDFSHPGEQRHTLTDLNRGLSSTVTVTRNRWKMAGELTLDLDPDLPHVECQGGAINQVFVNLIVNAADAVIERREHDPLAPAGLITVRSFTEGAEAVFEFTDNGSGMPEDVRRRAFDPFFTTKEVGKGTGQGLSLSHSIVVKNHGGAIDVETKPFAGTTLRVRLPLKQPRSRDASLHKHPLEHVMI; translated from the coding sequence ATGAACCTCTCCGCGATCGACCAGCTCTGGCTTCTGACCTGTAGCGGCCTCCTGCTGCTGATGCAGGCCGGTTTTCTCTGCTTGGAAGCCGGTCTGACGCGCAGCAAGAACGCGGTGAACGTCGCGCTGAAGAATCTTGTCGATCTGACGCTGACGCCGTTGGTGTACGTCGCGGTCGGGGCGGGGTTGATGTTTGGCGCCAGCTGGAGCGGATTTATCGGCAACCCGTTGGCGTTCGGCGACGGACTCTCCGGCGGGTTCGCTACCTTCTTGCTGTTCCAAACGCTCTTTTGTGCGAGCGCCACGACGATCGTCAGTGGCGCCGTCGCCGAACGGATAAGGATCGGCGCGTACGTCGCGATCTGCGGACTGATCGCCGCCGTCGTTTATCCGCTCGTCGGGCACTGGGCCTGGGGCGGCGTCTGGTCGGGCGGGCCCGGGTGGCTGAATGCGATCGGCTTCGACGACTTCGCCGGCTCGGGCGTCGTCCACGTGACGGGTGGCTTCGCAGCGCTCGCTGGCGCCATCGCGGTGGGGCCGCGGCTCGGACGGTTCAGCCGCCAACGCGCCGCCAAGGGCTTTCCGAAGAACAATCTGCCGCTCGCCATGCTGGGCGCGATGCTGCTGGCTGTCGGCTGGGTAGGGTTCAATGGCGGCAGCACGCTGGGGTTCAATGAGTCGGTGGGGCTGGTCGTCCTCAACACCATGATGGCAGGCGCCGCAGGCGGGGCAGCGAGCCTCGGCTTCTGTCGGCTCCGTGGCCCCGTCGTCTCACCCGAGGTTGTCATCAACGGCCTGCTTGCGGGACTCGTGGCGATCTGCGCCTCGGCGAACGTGGCGACTCCTTCCTCGGCGGTGCTTGTTGGCGTCTGCGCGAGTTTCGCGGCAACGGCCGCCGCGTCGTTGCTTGCCCGGTGGAGGGTGGACGATGTCGTCGGCGCGTTTCCGGTGCATGGCGTTGGTGGACTGGTCGGTCTCTTGATGCAACCGATTGCGCCTGGCGCCGAGGGCGGGATCAGTGAGTTCGTCATCCAAGCGATTGGCGGAGTCGTGATTGCGGTAACGTCGTTCGTGCCGATCTTCGTACTGCTGGCGTTCGCCATGCCAAAATCGTGGGTCCGTGTGACCCCTCACGAAGAACGACTGGGTCTCAACCTGTCCGAACACGGCATCGAGTCCGATCTGCAGACGCTGCGGCGCTCGCTCGCGCTGGCGAACCGCGCGCCCCACGCCGACGCCATCCGGGTCGATGAGGCCGACGACGCCGGCGCCCTCGCCGCTGCGTTGCACGAGCGGGTATCGCAAGCCTTTCACGACGGTGAAGCGACGACGACGGCCGAGCTGATGAGTCAGCACGCCACCGAGCTGCGTGGCTACGGCGAGTTCTTGCTCGCGGTATTGGACGGGGTCGATCTGCAAATCTGCATCCTCGACGAGAACGGCAAGATCGTCGAGACGAACAGCACTTGGGACAAATTCGCCTACTCGGCGGGCGTCGGCGACCAAGCCCGCGTCGGCGCGGGCTTCGAGGAGTTGTATCGCGCCGGAAAGATTTATGACCAACGCTCGGCGGAGCAGATCGTCGAGGCCGTCACGCGGATCGCTGGGGGCGGTGGGCCGTCGTTCCACACCGAATGCCTTGTCCAACTGCCCGATGACGAGCGCTGCTTCGAGGTCAAGGTGCGTCCGCTCCCGGCGCACGAGCGCGGCGCCGTCATCGTGACCCAGCTCGATCGCACCCAGGAACGGCAAGCTCAGGAGTTGATCCTCCAAGAGAAGCACAAAGCCGAGCGGCTCGCCGACGCACTGGAAGCAAGCCAAGCGGCGCTCGACTTGGCGATGAAGGGCGCCGACCTCGGGCGCTGGCACTGGGACGTCGCGACGGGCTACTTCGAGCTGAGCACCGACTGGCTCGAACGAATCGGCATCGAAGAGTTCAGCTTCCATCCCGACATCTCGACGCTACGCAACCTCTTGCCGCCCGAAGACCTGACGATCTGGACGCCCGAGGACGCGGCCAGTGTCGCGGACGGCAAGCCGTACGATCGGCAGTTCCGTCTCCGGCGTCCCGACGGGAGCTACCGCTGGGTCCAGGTACTCGGTCGCGCGGTTTCGATGACTCCGCAAGGCGCGCCAGAGTGTCTAACGGGAATCCTCATCGATATCGATGCACGGAAGTCGGCGGAGATGCGCGACGCTGGCATGGCGAAGATCATCGAAGAATCCAACAAGCTCCTCTTCGTCTGCGACCCTAAAACGAAGCAGTTCCTGGAGGTCAACCGCGGCGCGCGCGAAAACCTCGGCTACTCGCTGGAAGAACTACGCGGGATGACCCCGTACGACATCACCCCGGCGGACCTTCATGCCGACGTTGATAAACGCATCGCCGACATTCTATCCGGCAAGACGGCGCGGAAGGACTTCGAGACGATGCATGTCCGCCGGGACGGGACGACTTACCCCGCCCTGCTAAACGTCCAGACCGCCCGCCTGCTCGACCGTGACGTGCTTGTCGCGATCGGTTCGGACGTCACACAACAGCGTGAGCTGGAGCGGCAGCTCGCCGACGCGCGGCGGCTAGAATCGATCGGTCAGCTCGCGGCGGGCGTCGCCCATGAGATGAACACCCCGCTGCAATTCGTCGAGAACAACATCGAGTTCCTGCAGCAGTGCTCGGGCGCGTGGTTCGAGGTCTTTAGGGCGTTCGAGGGGCTGCTCGACCCGATGGCGCCGCCGCAGTCTTGGCGTGACCGGCAGCTTGAGATCCGCGACCTGCTGAAGCGCGTTCACTTCGACCACATCCGTGAAGAAACTCCGAAGGCAATTGCCGATTGCCATGAAGGGGTCCACCGCGTCCTACAAATCGTGCGTGCGATGAAGGATTTCTCGCACCCCGGCGAGCAGCGTCACACGCTCACCGACCTCAACCGGGGCCTCTCGAGCACGGTGACCGTGACTCGCAACCGCTGGAAGATGGCTGGCGAACTGACGCTTGACCTCGATCCCGACTTGCCGCACGTCGAATGCCAAGGCGGCGCGATCAACCAGGTGTTTGTGAACCTGATTGTGAATGCGGCCGACGCGGTCATCGAGCGGCGCGAACACGACCCCCTTGCGCCGGCGGGCCTGATCACGGTGAGGTCCTTCACCGAGGGGGCCGAGGCCGTATTCGAGTTCACCGACAACGGCAGCGGGATGCCGGAGGACGTTCGGCGGCGTGCTTTCGATCCGTTCTTTACGACGAAAGAAGTCGGGAAGGGGACCGGCCAAGGCCTGTCACTGAGCCACTCCATCGTCGTCAAGAATCACGGCGGAGCTATCGACGTCGAAACCAAGCCGTTTGCCGGGACGACCCTCCGTGTCCGGCTCCCGCTCAAGCAGCCCCGAAGCCGAGACGCGAGCCTTCACAAACATCCTCTTGAACACGTGATGATATAG
- a CDS encoding hemerythrin domain-containing protein: MSQPSASPSLVAQQVEQEHDALRDLLGAIAKQFSQGPGVARRVADDLLELGELLGRHFRTEEDAGFFAEIIDKDARFTGEASRLCDEHATMLRDAKSLADRLSVADDAAAIWPDLRHDFHELSIQLMRHEGDENRLLQQAYVEDIGSKD, encoded by the coding sequence ATGAGCCAACCCTCGGCATCCCCTTCCCTCGTCGCGCAGCAAGTCGAGCAAGAGCACGACGCGCTGCGTGACCTGCTCGGCGCGATCGCTAAGCAGTTCTCGCAAGGTCCCGGCGTCGCCCGTAGGGTCGCCGATGACCTCTTGGAACTCGGCGAGCTGCTCGGCAGACATTTCCGCACCGAAGAAGACGCCGGCTTCTTTGCCGAGATCATCGACAAAGACGCGCGCTTCACGGGCGAGGCGAGCCGGCTCTGCGACGAGCACGCAACGATGCTCCGCGACGCCAAGTCGCTCGCCGACAGGTTGTCGGTAGCCGACGACGCGGCCGCCATCTGGCCGGATCTGCGGCATGACTTCCACGAACTGAGCATCCAACTGATGCGGCACGAAGGCGACGAGAACCGCCTGCTTCAGCAGGCGTACGTCGAAGACATCGGTTCGAAGGACTGA
- a CDS encoding HAD family hydrolase has protein sequence MTTPEFLYFDLGRVLLTFDHAKMLRQMAAAAGVEPHIMREALMPSGTPCEGDLQWQLEAGQVSDDEYFEQLSERIGKRPQREQLEQASNDIFGPIEASLELLDRLHEAGYRLGLLSNTCGMHWRWFLDGRFPTLTKVFEVQIGSFQVGAMKPSPAIYEAAIAKAGVPAEKLFFTDDRQENVAGAIACGIDAVHFSDTARLEYDLRARGIDC, from the coding sequence ATGACGACGCCTGAATTTCTCTATTTCGACCTCGGCCGCGTGCTGCTGACCTTCGACCACGCCAAGATGCTGCGGCAGATGGCGGCGGCAGCGGGCGTGGAGCCTCACATCATGCGCGAAGCCCTGATGCCGTCAGGAACGCCTTGCGAGGGGGACCTCCAGTGGCAGCTTGAGGCCGGGCAAGTCTCTGACGACGAGTATTTTGAGCAGCTCTCCGAGCGGATCGGAAAACGACCGCAGCGGGAGCAGCTCGAGCAGGCGTCGAACGATATCTTTGGGCCGATCGAGGCGTCGCTCGAACTGCTCGACCGGCTGCACGAAGCGGGCTACCGGCTGGGCCTGTTGTCGAACACCTGCGGGATGCACTGGCGGTGGTTCCTCGACGGACGCTTCCCGACGCTGACCAAGGTGTTCGAGGTCCAGATCGGCAGCTTCCAGGTCGGCGCAATGAAGCCCTCGCCGGCGATCTATGAGGCGGCGATCGCCAAGGCGGGCGTGCCGGCCGAGAAGCTCTTCTTCACCGACGACCGCCAAGAAAACGTCGCCGGCGCCATCGCCTGTGGCATCGACGCGGTGCATTTCAGCGACACGGCGCGGCTGGAGTACGACCTCCGCGCACGGGGCATCGACTGCTAG
- a CDS encoding NAD(P)-dependent oxidoreductase, with product MTVLVVGATGATGRLLVKELLDRGASVRVVARDVDRLDESVREAPALSIVQASISKMSDQGIRELVAGCTAAVSCLGHNLSFKGLFGPPYRLVTDATRRICKALQAEGGDAPRRFVLMNTTGVRNPDVDERISAPQKLIILALRLLLPPHSDNEGAAHHLRRRIGPSNPHLEWVVVRPDGLVDHDVVSDYDLHPSPTRSAIFDAGQTSRINVAHFMAALVTDADLWERWKGATPVIYNAGTV from the coding sequence ATGACCGTCCTCGTCGTTGGAGCAACTGGAGCAACCGGACGCCTCCTCGTGAAGGAGCTGCTGGACCGCGGGGCTTCGGTCCGAGTCGTAGCTCGGGACGTGGATCGGCTGGACGAGTCCGTAAGAGAGGCGCCCGCCCTCTCGATCGTTCAGGCGAGCATATCGAAGATGAGCGATCAGGGGATCCGGGAGCTCGTTGCAGGGTGCACGGCTGCCGTTTCGTGTCTAGGACACAACTTGAGCTTCAAAGGCCTGTTCGGACCGCCCTATCGTCTTGTGACGGACGCGACTCGTCGAATCTGCAAAGCACTCCAAGCGGAAGGTGGCGACGCGCCCCGTCGCTTCGTCCTGATGAACACCACTGGGGTGCGGAACCCGGACGTTGATGAACGGATCTCGGCGCCACAGAAGCTCATCATTCTTGCCCTGCGGCTCTTGTTGCCGCCGCACTCAGACAACGAGGGGGCTGCGCACCACCTTCGCCGAAGAATTGGCCCTTCGAATCCACACCTCGAGTGGGTCGTCGTCCGTCCCGATGGATTGGTCGATCATGACGTTGTCTCGGACTACGACCTGCACCCGTCGCCGACGCGGAGCGCAATCTTCGACGCCGGCCAGACGAGTCGCATCAACGTAGCGCACTTCATGGCCGCTCTTGTGACGGACGCTGATCTCTGGGAGCGCTGGAAGGGGGCGACGCCCGTCATCTACAACGCCGGAACCGTGTAG
- the dcm gene encoding DNA (cytosine-5-)-methyltransferase, whose protein sequence is MFDATPLAPPFSGGAVAGRTAAEFFAGVGLARMGLERAGWEVVFANDIEPAKRRMHDGHFGPSPHYHVGDIHDLARDPTQVPPALLAHASFPCTDLSLAGGRKGLNAGQSSAFWGWIELLRAMSVEQRPKLLLVENVTGLLSSHNGADFRALVAAINDLGYAADAMMVDAAHFTPQSRPRLFVIGVASGFETRAYPPPPCGEPAFSEKWGEGGEVGTRPTRDEAGARSTGEETWYPGSSPLPDPPHQGEGDSVASVRRGLSVNDLHPSTIRPAKLVEAIRASADLDWDLSDLPEPPPYGVVQLEEVLDRLPGDSPQWWSTERAAYLLNQMSDRHRQTADTMIAGKKVSYGAVFRRVRNGRSMAELRTDGLAGCLRTPKGGSGRQILFEAGRGEYRVRLMNPDECARLMGAKGYRITTPLNQALFGFGDAVCVDAVAWVAQHRLNPVAEAILGAAASSVKDCTTTGTKDTTSCH, encoded by the coding sequence TTGTTCGACGCCACCCCCCTGGCGCCCCCCTTTTCAGGTGGGGCTGTCGCGGGGCGGACCGCTGCGGAGTTCTTTGCCGGGGTGGGGCTCGCGCGGATGGGGCTCGAGCGGGCCGGCTGGGAAGTGGTCTTCGCCAACGACATCGAGCCCGCCAAGCGGCGGATGCACGACGGCCACTTCGGCCCGTCTCCTCACTACCACGTCGGCGACATCCACGACCTGGCCCGCGACCCGACGCAGGTCCCCCCCGCCCTGCTGGCCCACGCCTCGTTCCCCTGCACCGACCTCTCGCTCGCCGGCGGCCGCAAGGGTCTCAACGCCGGCCAGTCGTCCGCCTTCTGGGGCTGGATCGAGCTGCTGCGCGCGATGAGCGTTGAGCAACGCCCCAAGCTGCTCCTCGTCGAGAACGTCACCGGGCTCTTGTCGTCGCACAACGGCGCCGACTTCCGCGCCCTCGTCGCCGCGATCAACGACCTCGGCTACGCCGCCGACGCGATGATGGTCGACGCCGCCCACTTCACCCCACAGAGCCGGCCCAGGCTCTTTGTGATCGGCGTAGCTAGTGGATTCGAGACGCGCGCGTATCCCCCTCCCCCTTGTGGGGAGCCAGCTTTCTCAGAAAAGTGGGGGGAGGGGGGCGAAGTGGGTACACGCCCAACTAGAGATGAAGCCGGCGCGCGCTCAACAGGAGAAGAAACCTGGTACCCGGGTTCTTCACCCCTCCCCGACCCTCCCCATCAAGGGGAGGGAGACTCGGTGGCGTCCGTTAGGAGGGGCCTCAGCGTTAACGACCTTCACCCCTCCACCATCCGCCCCGCCAAACTCGTCGAAGCCATCCGCGCGAGCGCCGACCTCGACTGGGACCTCTCGGACCTCCCCGAGCCGCCCCCTTATGGCGTCGTCCAGCTCGAAGAAGTCCTCGACCGCTTGCCGGGCGACTCGCCGCAGTGGTGGAGCACCGAGCGCGCGGCGTATCTGCTCAATCAGATGAGCGACCGCCACCGCCAGACGGCCGACACGATGATCGCCGGCAAGAAGGTCTCGTACGGCGCCGTGTTCCGTCGTGTCCGCAACGGGCGCTCGATGGCCGAGCTACGCACCGACGGATTGGCGGGCTGCCTACGGACTCCCAAGGGGGGCAGCGGTCGCCAGATCCTCTTCGAGGCCGGCCGCGGCGAGTACCGCGTGCGCCTGATGAACCCCGACGAGTGCGCCCGCCTGATGGGCGCCAAGGGTTATCGAATCACGACGCCGCTCAACCAAGCCCTCTTCGGCTTCGGCGACGCGGTCTGCGTCGACGCCGTCGCCTGGGTCGCCCAGCACCGCCTCAACCCCGTGGCCGAAGCGATCCTCGGCGCCGCGGCTTCTTCTGTAAAGGATTGCACCACGACGGGCACGAAGGACACGACGAGCTGCCACTAG
- a CDS encoding glycosyltransferase family protein encodes MKVSGFTILRDGARLGYPFVESIRSLLPLVDELVVAVGNCTDETPAMLRAIGSPKVRAFDTVWDPALQKGGKVLAVETNKALAACSGDWCFYLQGDEVLHEQDYDRLRRAMERNLEKPEVEGLSFRYHHFKGSFDLRDPLPYRKQVRIVRNGVGVVSVGDACGFGVTTATGTRKLRTAASGAWIYHYGWVRPPRVMNQKHSEFLRYYNGDEGVGLKQAERQVAEDYAYDVSRCEPFCGTHPAVMRERVAAQDWEAPYQYVPRWRNRAYWDGFMRKNFATLYRWAS; translated from the coding sequence ATGAAAGTCAGCGGCTTCACGATCCTGCGCGACGGCGCCCGACTTGGTTATCCCTTCGTCGAGAGCATTCGGTCGCTCTTGCCGCTGGTGGACGAGCTGGTGGTCGCCGTCGGCAACTGCACCGACGAAACGCCCGCGATGCTGCGCGCGATCGGCTCGCCGAAGGTCCGCGCGTTCGACACCGTCTGGGACCCGGCGCTGCAGAAGGGCGGCAAGGTGCTGGCGGTGGAGACGAACAAGGCCCTCGCTGCGTGCTCAGGCGACTGGTGCTTCTATTTGCAGGGCGACGAGGTCCTCCACGAGCAGGACTACGACCGGCTGCGCCGGGCGATGGAACGCAACCTGGAAAAGCCGGAAGTTGAGGGGCTGTCGTTCCGCTACCACCACTTCAAGGGCAGTTTTGACCTACGCGACCCGTTGCCTTATCGCAAGCAGGTGCGGATCGTCCGGAACGGTGTGGGCGTCGTATCGGTCGGCGATGCGTGTGGCTTTGGCGTCACGACGGCAACCGGGACGCGGAAGCTGCGCACAGCGGCGAGCGGCGCTTGGATTTATCACTACGGCTGGGTCCGCCCGCCGCGGGTGATGAACCAGAAGCACAGCGAGTTCTTGCGCTACTACAACGGCGACGAGGGCGTCGGCCTCAAGCAAGCCGAGCGGCAGGTCGCGGAGGATTACGCCTACGACGTGTCACGTTGCGAGCCGTTCTGCGGCACGCACCCGGCGGTGATGCGCGAGCGCGTCGCCGCCCAGGACTGGGAGGCGCCTTATCAGTACGTCCCGCGTTGGCGCAACCGCGCGTACTGGGACGGCTTTATGCGAAAGAACTTCGCGACGCTCTATCGCTGGGCTTCGTAG